Proteins found in one Neomonachus schauinslandi chromosome 1, ASM220157v2, whole genome shotgun sequence genomic segment:
- the LOC110582460 gene encoding 60S ribosomal protein L37-like gives MTKATSSFGKRRNKTHTLCRRCGSKAYHLQKSTCSKCGYPVKRKSKYNWSAKAKRQNTTGTGRMRLRRFRHGFCEGTTPKPKRAAVAASSSS, from the coding sequence ATGACGAAGGCGACGTCATCGTTTGGAAAGCGTCGCAATAAGACGCACACGTTGTGCCGCCGCTGTGGCTCGAAGGCCTACCACCTTCAGAAGTCCACCTGCAGCAAATGCGGCTATCCCGTCAAGCGAAAGAGCAAGTATAACTGGAGTGCCAAGGCTAAAAGACAAAACACCACTGGGACGGGTCGAATGAGGCTCCGCAGATTCAGGCATGGATTCTGTGAAGGAACAACACCTAAGCCCAAGAGGGCAGCTGTTGCAGCATCCAGTTCATCTTAA